The following are from one region of the Paenalkalicoccus suaedae genome:
- a CDS encoding methyl-accepting chemotaxis protein, whose product MLRKMTILTKFYLVILSVVLLLSGVLMGITFTEVRAGIERFASEKAESDIALASSYIDERFEGPWQIVDNELYKGDTRMNENEELMDTIGDMTNGLITIFQGRQPITTNLIIGGERAVSVEATGEVTEVVLEDGMPYSGQADILGDELSTAYLPITAPDGEILGMLFTATSQEAVNTIISDIVTKVVVAVVIVIAVIATLLVLFTRKIKQRINTLIKQLKLAGAGDLRETEADPYQDEIGEISASFSMTKSQLRELFHEVSHASKQLADSSVHLTMTSEQSAKASEEVANTVEDISKGAIDQAHDTEQGTEQMQELGGLVEQEQRFVALVNEATAEIGKLKDQGLGLVQELVSKTADTDRMSRDVHAMISETSENTERIEKASGMIRAISEQTNLLALNASIEAARAGEAGKGFAVVADEIRKLAEQSNTFSEEITTIIGALSAKTSEAVKTMEQSNQVSAEQSESVAKTTDTFRDVATSIERMRESVGSLSDSGAELLRKKESILSIMENLSAISEENAASTEQMSAAIEEQTASIAEVAESSESLGELAQKLERNVGRFQY is encoded by the coding sequence ATGCTTCGCAAAATGACGATATTAACAAAGTTTTACCTAGTAATCCTGTCGGTAGTCCTACTTCTCTCAGGAGTGCTTATGGGTATTACATTCACAGAGGTACGCGCAGGAATAGAACGATTTGCTTCAGAGAAAGCAGAAAGTGATATTGCGCTAGCGTCTAGTTACATAGATGAGCGATTTGAGGGACCTTGGCAGATTGTAGACAACGAGCTTTATAAAGGCGACACACGAATGAATGAGAACGAAGAACTGATGGACACGATCGGCGACATGACAAACGGTCTCATCACGATTTTCCAAGGCAGACAGCCAATCACCACTAACCTCATTATCGGTGGCGAACGCGCGGTGAGCGTGGAGGCGACGGGCGAGGTGACAGAGGTTGTTCTAGAGGACGGGATGCCGTATTCTGGTCAGGCTGACATTCTTGGCGATGAGCTATCGACAGCCTATTTACCGATCACTGCCCCTGACGGAGAAATTCTAGGGATGCTATTTACTGCAACCTCACAGGAAGCAGTCAATACGATTATTTCCGACATTGTGACGAAGGTAGTTGTGGCAGTTGTTATTGTGATCGCAGTTATAGCAACCTTACTAGTACTCTTTACGCGGAAAATAAAGCAACGTATTAACACATTAATTAAGCAACTAAAGCTTGCGGGTGCTGGTGATTTGCGTGAAACAGAAGCAGATCCTTATCAGGATGAAATCGGAGAGATTTCGGCAAGCTTTTCCATGACGAAATCCCAGCTGAGAGAGCTGTTCCACGAGGTTTCTCACGCATCAAAGCAATTGGCGGATTCATCTGTACACTTGACGATGACGAGCGAGCAGTCGGCCAAGGCGTCGGAAGAGGTGGCAAATACGGTCGAGGATATCTCGAAGGGTGCAATCGATCAGGCGCACGATACGGAGCAGGGCACAGAACAAATGCAGGAACTTGGCGGATTGGTCGAGCAGGAGCAACGCTTTGTGGCGCTAGTCAATGAGGCGACGGCTGAGATCGGAAAGCTGAAGGATCAAGGATTAGGGCTTGTGCAGGAGCTTGTGTCGAAGACGGCGGATACAGATCGAATGTCTCGCGACGTACATGCGATGATTAGCGAGACAAGTGAAAATACAGAGCGCATCGAGAAGGCAAGTGGGATGATTCGCGCGATCTCGGAGCAGACGAATTTGCTGGCGTTGAACGCGTCGATCGAAGCAGCGCGAGCAGGTGAAGCAGGTAAAGGCTTTGCAGTTGTCGCAGATGAGATTCGAAAGCTCGCTGAGCAGTCGAACACGTTCTCGGAGGAGATTACGACGATTATCGGCGCGCTGTCCGCTAAAACGAGCGAGGCAGTGAAAACGATGGAGCAGTCGAATCAAGTTTCCGCTGAGCAATCGGAGAGTGTCGCAAAAACGACGGACACGTTCCGCGATGTGGCGACGTCGATTGAGCGCATGCGCGAGTCAGTTGGCTCATTGAGCGACTCAGGCGCAGAGCTATTGCGCAAAAAGGAGAGCATCCTCTCGATCATGGAGAATCTATCTGCGATTTCGGAGGAAAATGCAGCGAGCACGGAACAAATGTCAGCAGCAATCGAGGAGCAAACCGCCTCGATCGCAGAGGTAGCTGAATCAAGCGAATCACTAGGCGAGCTAGCGCAGAAACTAGAGCGGAACGTAGGTAGGTTTCAGTATTAG
- a CDS encoding sulfite exporter TauE/SafE family protein: MLLELFFIFLILLAGSFIQGVSGFGFGLLAMSFLPLLFTVKDSTLLVVSLALIVSTSIAVQLYKHIKWRALLVMLAAAFVGRIGAFFILSNYGELPIMRDFLGAFLILVVIYLFFGKGLTRYVPRVTAPLAITLGALGGFVGGIYAVGGPFFVFLLMLMFKDDKYAYSANLQVTFVFTNTITVLLHALNGDFTSSWLLYFAVGVVTVLIGTRLGVACFTYVSQENTKRIAGVIVAIAAINFLL; this comes from the coding sequence ATGCTACTCGAACTCTTCTTCATCTTTTTAATCTTACTCGCAGGTAGCTTCATCCAAGGCGTCAGCGGCTTTGGGTTCGGCCTGCTCGCCATGAGTTTTTTACCGTTACTCTTCACCGTCAAAGACAGCACGCTTCTCGTTGTCTCACTCGCACTCATCGTGTCAACAAGCATTGCCGTACAGCTCTATAAGCACATTAAATGGCGTGCCCTTTTAGTCATGCTAGCGGCCGCATTTGTCGGGAGAATAGGTGCCTTTTTCATCCTATCCAACTACGGGGAACTACCGATCATGCGCGACTTCTTAGGAGCCTTTTTAATTCTCGTCGTCATCTACCTCTTCTTCGGAAAAGGCCTAACACGATACGTTCCTCGAGTAACGGCTCCTCTTGCGATCACGCTTGGTGCGTTAGGTGGCTTCGTTGGAGGCATTTATGCTGTTGGTGGACCGTTCTTTGTCTTTTTACTTATGCTCATGTTTAAGGACGACAAATATGCCTACAGTGCAAATCTGCAGGTCACGTTTGTCTTTACGAACACAATCACCGTGTTACTTCATGCGTTAAACGGTGATTTCACGAGTAGCTGGCTCCTTTATTTTGCTGTTGGCGTCGTTACCGTATTAATTGGTACACGTCTTGGTGTCGCGTGCTTTACCTATGTTTCTCAAGAGAATACGAAGCGGATCGCAGGCGTGATTGTTGCGATTGCGGCGATCAACTTCCTGCTCTAG
- a CDS encoding YqjF family protein: MMLTMTWEHVLFMHYSVNPDDIQAQLPVGMKVDTYHGDAYLGVVPFLMTNISLTKLPRLSSLRFPELNLRTYVTVNGRPGVYFFYLDATSRLANKVANSFFYLPYKNASILVSEGKNATTFSHRRTNQPHSFAASYGPKGDVLSPPRDSFDYWSTERYRFYSHGRKNVFVGEIAHEPWPLQQAHVTLHHSNLLDLSPVPVELNDQTPHIRYARKIPVTAKYIKRISL, encoded by the coding sequence ATGATGCTCACCATGACTTGGGAACACGTGCTTTTTATGCACTACAGCGTTAATCCTGATGACATTCAGGCGCAGCTACCTGTCGGAATGAAGGTCGACACGTATCACGGCGACGCCTATCTTGGCGTTGTACCGTTTTTGATGACGAATATCTCTCTTACGAAATTGCCACGTCTGTCTAGCTTACGGTTTCCGGAGCTCAATCTTCGGACATACGTGACGGTTAATGGGCGACCTGGCGTATACTTTTTTTATCTGGACGCAACGAGTCGTCTTGCTAATAAAGTGGCAAATTCGTTTTTTTATCTCCCCTATAAAAACGCGTCTATCCTTGTTTCGGAAGGAAAGAATGCGACGACATTTTCTCACCGACGCACGAATCAGCCGCACTCGTTTGCCGCAAGCTATGGACCTAAGGGAGATGTCTTGAGTCCGCCGCGCGACTCGTTTGATTATTGGTCGACGGAGCGCTATCGTTTTTATTCGCACGGGCGTAAGAATGTGTTTGTAGGCGAGATTGCGCACGAGCCGTGGCCGCTCCAGCAGGCGCATGTGACGCTCCATCATAGCAACCTACTTGACCTCTCTCCTGTGCCCGTAGAGTTAAATGACCAGACTCCTCACATTCGTTATGCGAGAAAAATCCCAGTGACCGCAAAATATATTAAGCGGATTAGCCTTTAA
- a CDS encoding DUF418 domain-containing protein, with translation MTAINQNERIASLDVIRGFALIGILIANVYAMTSLGFFKLSYGIPVADETQLDSTIRLLINLFVDGSFVSTFSFLFGVGFYIFMTRAAQKGLPEKRLFLRRMAGLAVFGLLHLIFFWVGDILFTYALSGIFLLFFLRVKAKTALIWAIGLLTLFFLILASSALTPEAFLTPMQAQGMQLISQAQAAYANGISVEWFRFRLENEVSMVVSGAPFLIPYTLGLFLLGFYAAKKEIFVDLASKRTLFKRLAIIGYITAIPFMVLLLLAHPASLETANGMFLYDVILRIGALPLALGYMATLVLIVSAGKLKGLTARLGAMGRIALTNYLMHTVLIVLFVQLTGFFGQISMAQNMLIVAVIIALQLWLSPLYLSKYRYGPMEYIWRRITYGKLS, from the coding sequence ATGACAGCTATTAACCAAAATGAACGCATAGCTTCACTCGACGTCATCCGAGGCTTTGCCTTAATCGGAATCTTAATCGCAAACGTATACGCCATGACGTCACTAGGCTTTTTTAAACTAAGCTACGGCATCCCCGTTGCTGATGAAACACAGCTTGATTCCACCATTAGATTATTAATCAATCTATTTGTAGACGGATCCTTTGTCTCCACATTTTCTTTTCTTTTTGGTGTAGGCTTTTATATCTTCATGACTAGAGCTGCTCAAAAAGGATTGCCGGAAAAAAGACTTTTCCTAAGAAGAATGGCAGGACTCGCCGTGTTTGGACTACTTCACCTCATTTTCTTTTGGGTAGGGGACATCCTCTTTACATACGCCTTATCGGGAATCTTCTTACTCTTTTTTCTACGCGTAAAGGCAAAAACAGCACTCATCTGGGCAATAGGACTTTTAACACTATTCTTTTTAATCCTAGCCTCAAGCGCGCTCACACCAGAGGCATTTTTGACGCCCATGCAAGCTCAGGGTATGCAACTCATTAGCCAAGCTCAAGCTGCTTACGCAAACGGTATATCCGTGGAGTGGTTCCGATTTAGACTTGAGAATGAAGTATCTATGGTCGTATCAGGTGCACCATTCCTCATTCCGTACACATTAGGACTCTTTTTACTAGGCTTCTATGCTGCTAAAAAAGAGATCTTCGTCGATCTAGCTAGTAAACGTACATTATTTAAACGACTCGCAATCATTGGATACATCACAGCAATTCCATTTATGGTGCTACTATTATTAGCACATCCAGCAAGCCTGGAGACAGCAAATGGCATGTTCTTATATGACGTTATCCTACGAATCGGCGCACTGCCACTTGCACTCGGCTATATGGCAACCCTTGTGCTAATCGTCAGCGCAGGCAAACTAAAAGGATTAACTGCGCGACTAGGAGCAATGGGACGCATCGCATTAACGAACTACCTCATGCATACCGTCCTAATTGTTCTCTTCGTTCAATTGACCGGCTTCTTCGGCCAAATCAGCATGGCACAAAACATGCTCATCGTAGCAGTGATCATCGCCTTACAGCTCTGGCTAAGCCCACTGTACTTAAGCAAATATCGCTACGGCCCAATGGAGTACATCTGGCGCAGAATCACCTACGGCAAACTATCTTAA
- a CDS encoding carbon-nitrogen family hydrolase — protein MEWNIAIAQMDIAFADPEKNKARVKEWIEQAASKAADIIVLPELFTTGYALDQMDELADEEGVDTITYFSKLARDYRINIVAGSVAKKTDDGIFNTMYVFNRHGAIAKEYSKAHLFRLMNEEKYLSEGQEGGLFKLESGPAAGLICYDIRFPEWVRTQMIHPKMTPNTLYVVAEWPAPRIEQWRSLLIARAIENQCFVVACNRVGSDPNNEFGGKSLVIDPLGNVIQEGDHTEQLLFATIETDDVHEVRENIPVFQDRRKDLYRL, from the coding sequence ATGGAATGGAATATTGCGATCGCACAAATGGATATTGCATTTGCAGATCCAGAAAAAAATAAAGCACGTGTAAAGGAATGGATCGAACAAGCAGCAAGTAAAGCCGCTGATATTATCGTGTTACCCGAGCTATTTACAACAGGCTATGCGCTTGATCAAATGGATGAACTGGCTGACGAAGAAGGCGTTGATACGATCACGTATTTTTCTAAACTGGCCAGAGATTATCGCATCAATATCGTTGCTGGCTCCGTCGCAAAAAAGACGGATGATGGCATTTTTAATACGATGTATGTCTTTAATCGTCACGGCGCTATCGCGAAGGAGTATAGTAAAGCTCACCTATTCCGCTTGATGAACGAAGAGAAGTATTTAAGCGAAGGTCAAGAAGGCGGTCTCTTTAAGCTAGAGTCTGGACCAGCCGCTGGTCTGATTTGCTACGACATTCGTTTTCCTGAATGGGTACGCACGCAAATGATCCACCCTAAAATGACGCCGAATACCCTTTACGTTGTAGCCGAATGGCCTGCTCCTCGTATTGAGCAGTGGCGCTCTTTGTTAATTGCGCGCGCGATTGAGAATCAGTGTTTTGTCGTTGCCTGCAATCGTGTTGGTTCCGATCCTAACAATGAATTTGGAGGCAAATCACTTGTGATTGATCCACTCGGTAACGTGATACAAGAAGGCGATCATACTGAGCAGCTTCTCTTTGCTACAATTGAGACCGACGACGTTCACGAGGTGCGAGAGAATATCCCTGTTTTCCAAGATAGACGCAAAGATCTGTATCGCCTCTAG
- a CDS encoding DASH family cryptochrome gives MEFVWFRNDLRIHDHEPLYKALEGDQPVIGGYLFSSRAHEWSEAGFRRQSAKRSRFEVESLLALHQQLSQLGVPLLLREGSAMEEWRTWLNEHSITRIHAYTHPGSEERDDEQALKEIAEEFGIQVIFYEGDTLLHPDDLPFEMEKLPGGFTSFRKKIEDKDILPRKPLPPPYEQTPFMLEEQEKSGKELMSRFRELEASIYVSGGEQEALRRLYDYYYGSKHVLTYKERRNGMLAMDDSSKFSPWLANGSLSPRTAYWNLKQFEEEHRANESTYWLWFELLWRDYFHFLLRQKGDKLFLQSGVQGMEVEWEKDITVFDKWRDGETGYPLIDAAMKQLSATGYMSNRARQNVASFLTKNLGIDWRWGAAWFESQLIDYDPASNYGNWQYVAGVGTDMRKFRAFHVIKQGERYDEKGEFVRYFLPALKHVPNEYIYAPFRMPEDVRKQANVQLGIDYPFPIVNLQESLDKRQEVYKQATFKK, from the coding sequence ATGGAATTCGTCTGGTTTAGAAATGATTTGCGTATACATGACCATGAACCACTTTATAAAGCTTTAGAAGGAGATCAACCGGTGATTGGTGGCTATCTATTTTCCTCTCGTGCGCATGAGTGGTCAGAAGCCGGCTTTCGGAGACAGAGCGCAAAGCGGTCTCGTTTTGAAGTAGAATCTTTATTGGCGCTCCATCAACAGCTTAGTCAGTTAGGAGTGCCGCTTTTATTGCGTGAGGGCTCTGCTATGGAGGAATGGCGTACGTGGTTAAACGAACATAGCATTACGCGCATTCATGCTTACACACATCCTGGGTCGGAGGAGCGAGACGATGAGCAGGCGCTCAAGGAAATCGCAGAAGAGTTTGGCATACAGGTGATATTTTATGAGGGAGATACGCTTTTACATCCGGATGATTTGCCGTTCGAGATGGAGAAGCTTCCTGGTGGCTTTACGAGCTTTCGTAAAAAGATCGAGGATAAGGATATTTTGCCAAGAAAACCATTGCCTCCGCCGTACGAGCAAACCCCGTTTATGCTTGAAGAGCAGGAGAAGAGTGGCAAGGAGCTGATGAGTCGTTTTAGAGAGCTTGAGGCGTCGATTTATGTGAGCGGTGGCGAGCAGGAGGCACTTCGTCGGTTGTATGATTACTACTATGGCTCTAAACATGTGCTGACTTATAAAGAGCGTCGTAACGGCATGCTCGCGATGGACGATAGTTCGAAGTTTTCGCCGTGGCTTGCTAATGGTTCGCTGTCTCCTAGGACTGCCTACTGGAATTTAAAGCAGTTTGAAGAGGAGCATCGTGCCAATGAGTCCACGTATTGGCTTTGGTTTGAGCTCCTTTGGCGGGACTACTTCCACTTCCTTTTACGTCAGAAGGGGGACAAGCTTTTCCTCCAGAGTGGGGTGCAGGGTATGGAGGTCGAGTGGGAGAAGGATATTACAGTATTTGATAAGTGGCGCGATGGAGAGACGGGCTATCCGCTTATCGATGCAGCGATGAAGCAGCTTTCGGCGACAGGCTACATGTCGAATCGAGCACGACAGAACGTCGCAAGCTTTTTGACGAAAAACTTAGGAATCGACTGGCGCTGGGGCGCTGCCTGGTTTGAGTCACAGCTGATTGATTACGATCCTGCGAGCAATTATGGCAACTGGCAGTATGTTGCGGGAGTTGGAACGGATATGCGCAAGTTTCGCGCGTTTCACGTGATCAAGCAAGGGGAGCGCTACGATGAGAAGGGCGAATTTGTACGCTACTTTTTACCCGCATTAAAGCATGTGCCAAACGAGTACATTTATGCACCGTTTCGTATGCCAGAAGATGTTCGCAAGCAGGCGAATGTCCAACTAGGAATTGACTATCCGTTCCCGATTGTGAATTTGCAGGAATCGTTAGACAAGCGTCAAGAAGTCTATAAACAAGCGACATTTAAGAAGTAA